TCCCCGGCCAGGTCGAGCGCGGCCCGCCGGTCGGTGGTGACCGCCACCGGCACCTCGGCCCCGAAGCGCAGCGCGTGTTTCAGGGCGTGGAAGCCGTCGAGCAGCACGGCGGACGCGGCGTGCTCGCGCCAGCGGATGAGCGGGTCGGTCATGCCGTGAACCCTACGTGGCCCGGTGTGCTCTCCTCCGGGGAGCGTGGCCCGGGCACCGGGCCGCCGCCCTCGCGTACGAAGCGCCCGCGCGCGCGGGCCGCGAGACGGCCGAGCCGCAGCAGGAAGGAGGTCGGCAGGAAGACCGCGTCCGCCGTGATCATCGCCAGCGAGAAGAACGGTAGTCCGAGGGCGACGGCGATCACCGCGTGCTCCAGGATCAGCAGCACCAGCAGCACGTTCTTCACCCGCCGGTCGAGCAGGGTGAACGGGAAGGCGACCTGCACCGTGACGGTGCCGTAGGCCACGATCGTCAGCATGGTGGCACTGGCCGACAGCAGACCGGCGAGGCCGGGCCAGGGTGTGAAGTAGTCCAGGTGGAGCGGGTAGTAGACGGCGGTGCCGTCCTGCCAGCGCGAGCCCTGGATCTTGTACCAGCCGGCCGTGGCGTAGATCAGACAGGCCTCGGCCATGATCACCACGAGGGCGCCGTTGTGCAGGACGTTGGCGATCACGTCCAGCAGGATGCGCGGCTCGGCCGACCGTGCCCGGCGCTGGACCAGCCACCACAGTCCGAGCACCGCCCACACCGCCCACAGCAGGGCGGGGATCAGCCAGCTGTTGCCGAAGAGCCTGCCGGTCGCGGTGGCCGTGACCAGCGCGAGCCCCAGCACCGCCCACAGCGCCGGGCCCGTCCGGTCGGCGGGGGCGCGCTCCCCCCGCGCGTGTGCCGCCGCGGTGCGCGCCGTTCGCCGCGCGTCGAGGGACCACACCTGACCGCAGCGCGTGAACACGAGGTAGATGGACATCAGGTGCAGCACGTTGTCGCCGCCGTCACCGATGAAGATGCTGCGGTTCTGCAGCGAGACGACGCCCACCATGAACAGCACGGACGCCGTACGGGTGCGCCAGCCGAGCAGCAGCGCGGCGGCGGCCAGGATCGCGAGCGCGTAGCAGAACTCGAACCAC
This Streptomyces misionensis DNA region includes the following protein-coding sequences:
- a CDS encoding HTTM domain-containing protein; translated protein: MNQVPATLSRALTRVTEAALGPYQSAVIRIGFALTWLLYLLREFPYRQELYGPSGPWNLAMVKRLTGDNHAFTALTWSSGQPWFEFCYALAILAAAALLLGWRTRTASVLFMVGVVSLQNRSIFIGDGGDNVLHLMSIYLVFTRCGQVWSLDARRTARTAAAHARGERAPADRTGPALWAVLGLALVTATATGRLFGNSWLIPALLWAVWAVLGLWWLVQRRARSAEPRILLDVIANVLHNGALVVIMAEACLIYATAGWYKIQGSRWQDGTAVYYPLHLDYFTPWPGLAGLLSASATMLTIVAYGTVTVQVAFPFTLLDRRVKNVLLVLLILEHAVIAVALGLPFFSLAMITADAVFLPTSFLLRLGRLAARARGRFVREGGGPVPGPRSPEESTPGHVGFTA